Proteins co-encoded in one Methylobacterium sp. WL1 genomic window:
- a CDS encoding helix-turn-helix domain-containing protein, with translation MSNPTPKPKQTTAIDHGVGSRIAFLRAANGLSQSALASALGVSFQQVQKYETGKNRVGAGRLQAIAERLGVPVSSFFEPEPEAASENGPTLLRIAGAVELLRAYNQIGDDQMRRDVIALVKSAARIGHGPAAADSAPQRIVTNGAAAPSA, from the coding sequence ATGTCCAACCCAACCCCCAAGCCGAAACAGACCACGGCCATCGATCACGGGGTCGGCAGCCGCATCGCGTTCCTGCGCGCGGCCAACGGGCTGAGCCAATCCGCACTGGCGAGCGCACTGGGCGTCAGCTTCCAGCAGGTCCAGAAGTACGAGACCGGCAAGAACCGCGTCGGCGCGGGGCGCCTTCAGGCGATTGCCGAGCGCCTCGGCGTCCCGGTCTCGAGCTTCTTTGAACCCGAGCCGGAGGCCGCCTCCGAGAACGGCCCGACGCTGCTCCGGATCGCCGGTGCCGTGGAACTGCTCCGCGCCTACAACCAGATCGGCGACGATCAGATGCGCCGGGACGTCATTGCGCTCGTGAAGTCCGCGGCCCGGATCGGCCATGGTCCCGCTGCCGCGGACAGCGCCCCGCAGCGGATTGTCACCAACGGCGCCGCCGCACCGTCGGCCTGA
- the rsmD gene encoding 16S rRNA (guanine(966)-N(2))-methyltransferase RsmD, translated as MRIVGGAWRGRKLATPRSDAIRPTSDRLRESLFNVLTHAYDEVVAGARVLDLFAGTGALGFEALSRGAAYALLVDEGAEARAVIRSNIEAFGAEGVTRLFRRDATRLGPAGTTAPFSLVFCDPPYNRGLAPQALASAAGGAWLSPGALAVVEEAEGVQLDWPENFTALERRVYGDTAVSVARFAG; from the coding sequence ATGAGGATCGTCGGCGGCGCGTGGCGCGGCCGCAAGCTCGCGACCCCGCGCTCCGACGCGATCCGGCCGACCTCCGACCGGCTCCGGGAATCGCTGTTCAACGTGCTGACCCACGCCTACGACGAGGTCGTCGCCGGGGCGCGGGTGCTGGACCTGTTCGCCGGCACTGGAGCGCTGGGCTTCGAAGCGCTGTCGCGCGGCGCGGCCTACGCCCTGCTGGTCGATGAGGGGGCCGAGGCCCGGGCGGTGATCCGGTCGAACATCGAGGCGTTCGGCGCCGAGGGCGTGACTCGGCTGTTCCGGCGCGACGCGACGCGCCTCGGTCCGGCCGGGACCACGGCTCCGTTCTCGCTGGTCTTCTGCGATCCACCGTACAATCGTGGGCTTGCGCCCCAGGCGCTGGCGAGCGCGGCCGGCGGGGCCTGGCTGTCGCCGGGCGCCCTGGCCGTGGTGGAGGAGGCGGAGGGCGTTCAACTGGACTGGCCCGAGAACTTCACCGCGCTGGAGCGGCGGGTCTACGGCGACACGGCAGTATCGGTGGCGCGCTTCGCCGGCTGA